The proteins below are encoded in one region of Longimicrobium sp.:
- a CDS encoding AcvB/VirJ family lysyl-phosphatidylglycerol hydrolase, with product MKVRARAAVALLAASAGCARVTLPSPPPHGPRTLPLRVLPVEDGGRSMAVILSGDGPFAGLGNRVAKDLRAAGIPAVVWHSASYYWTPRTPDEAAADLDLVIRHFGARWHRERVLVVGYSMGADVAPFLLNRLPKETHARVDGVALLALANDAVFEFRVRQWWTRSSAPSRAVRPEMEKLRGLRVLCIHGHGDENGACPEMATSGATVVELRGGHHFRGDYPRLKRVVLDLARSVEGR from the coding sequence ATGAAGGTTCGTGCACGGGCCGCCGTTGCCCTGCTGGCCGCCTCGGCGGGATGCGCGCGGGTCACGCTCCCGAGTCCGCCGCCGCACGGTCCGCGCACGCTGCCGCTGCGGGTGCTCCCGGTGGAGGACGGGGGGCGCTCGATGGCCGTGATCCTCTCCGGCGACGGTCCATTCGCCGGGCTGGGAAACCGCGTGGCGAAGGATCTGCGCGCGGCCGGCATCCCCGCCGTGGTGTGGCACAGCGCCTCGTACTACTGGACCCCGCGCACCCCCGACGAGGCGGCCGCCGATCTGGACCTCGTCATCCGCCACTTCGGCGCGCGGTGGCACCGGGAGCGCGTGCTGGTGGTGGGGTACTCGATGGGCGCGGATGTCGCTCCTTTCCTCCTCAACCGCCTGCCGAAGGAGACGCACGCCCGGGTGGACGGCGTCGCGCTGCTGGCGCTGGCGAACGACGCCGTCTTCGAGTTCCGCGTGCGGCAGTGGTGGACCCGCTCCTCCGCGCCGTCCCGGGCCGTGCGTCCGGAGATGGAGAAGCTGCGCGGCCTGCGCGTGCTGTGCATCCACGGCCATGGCGACGAGAACGGGGCGTGTCCCGAGATGGCCACCTCCGGCGCGACGGTGGTGGAGCTGCGCGGCGGGCACCACTTTCGCGGCGACTATCCGCGGCTGAAGCGCGTCGTGCTCGATCTGGCGCGCTCGGTGGAGGGCAGGTGA
- a CDS encoding Uma2 family endonuclease, which yields MDTAPDQRFTPQEYLTLERASLELKSEYVDGHILAVARVNLTHNLIVTNLARELGTRLRGGPCSAFLSRMRIKVRATEMYAYPDVVVVCGEPRLEDDHFDTLLNPTVIIEVLSPSTERYDRGERWAHFRRLETLQMYVLIAQDRMRVETFTRRGDEWIYAESSGADGVLNLPAVGFAVPLDALYEDVLTGSAAPKTGGGAGERTA from the coding sequence ATGGACACGGCGCCCGACCAGCGATTCACCCCACAGGAGTACCTCACCCTGGAGCGTGCCTCTCTGGAGCTGAAGAGCGAGTACGTGGATGGACATATCCTGGCGGTCGCGCGCGTGAACCTCACGCACAATCTGATCGTCACAAATCTCGCACGCGAGCTGGGTACCCGGTTGCGAGGCGGGCCGTGCAGCGCGTTTCTCAGCCGGATGCGCATCAAGGTTCGAGCGACCGAGATGTACGCCTATCCGGATGTGGTCGTCGTTTGCGGCGAGCCGCGACTGGAGGACGACCACTTCGACACGCTGCTGAACCCCACCGTCATCATCGAGGTGCTCTCCCCCTCCACGGAACGGTACGACCGCGGGGAAAGGTGGGCGCACTTCCGCCGGTTGGAGACTCTCCAGATGTACGTCCTGATCGCGCAGGATCGAATGCGCGTGGAGACGTTCACGCGCCGAGGCGACGAGTGGATTTACGCGGAGTCGAGCGGGGCGGACGGGGTGCTGAACCTTCCGGCGGTAGGTTTCGCGGTGCCGCTGGACGCCCTCTACGAGGACGTGCTGACGGGTAGCGCCGCGCCGAAAACCGGCGGCGGCGCGGGTGAACGGACGGCGTAA
- a CDS encoding sigma-70 family RNA polymerase sigma factor: MTTATAAPPASPDRELADALLLRCDEAAFRALYRRHTPRLFQVVLRVLGGAEQDAEDVVQETWIRATERLAEFRWEAAFATWLTGIGLNVARGLLRRRGRWEADPEHVPEPWRAPPPLGERIDLERALALLPAGYRAVLVLHDVEGFTHEEIAEMLGVVPGTSKSQLSCARRAMRQLLDPAPTRTV; the protein is encoded by the coding sequence ATGACAACCGCGACCGCTGCTCCGCCCGCCTCTCCGGACCGCGAACTCGCCGACGCACTCCTCCTGCGTTGCGACGAGGCCGCCTTCCGGGCGCTCTACCGGCGCCACACGCCGCGCCTCTTCCAGGTGGTGCTGCGCGTGCTGGGCGGCGCCGAGCAGGATGCCGAGGACGTGGTGCAGGAGACCTGGATCCGCGCCACCGAGCGGCTGGCGGAGTTCCGGTGGGAGGCGGCGTTCGCCACGTGGCTCACCGGGATCGGGCTGAACGTGGCGCGCGGGCTCCTGCGCCGCCGCGGCCGGTGGGAGGCGGACCCGGAGCACGTGCCGGAGCCGTGGCGCGCTCCCCCGCCGCTGGGGGAGCGGATCGACCTGGAGCGGGCGCTCGCGCTGCTCCCCGCCGGCTATCGTGCGGTGCTGGTGCTGCACGACGTGGAAGGCTTCACGCACGAGGAGATCGCGGAGATGCTGGGCGTGGTGCCCGGCACGTCCAAGAGCCAGCTATCCTGCGCGCGGCGGGCCATGCGCCAGCTGCTCGACCCCGCGCCCACGAGGACCGTATGA
- the mprF gene encoding bifunctional lysylphosphatidylglycerol flippase/synthetase MprF, producing the protein MNRLRLWGPAVLGLLLFAAAGYVLHYQLRGVSYREVRATLGTLPRTALLASVLICAVNYFILTGFDLLGFFYIGRKVPWWKVSIASFTGYAISNSVGFALISGTSVRYRFYSRWGLTAGEISRIVLFYFSTFWLGLLVLGGWSLALDPHPTLNATWDVTARVLGWALLASAVLYLTASAVWRRPIRFMRWTFELPPPLIVTMQFVLSTIDWALAAGIFYVLIPHSQLSYAEFMSAFLTAQMIGLLSHVPGGAGVFEGTMAVLLGGYLTPEQLLSSLVLYRLVYYVGPLGVALMILVADEVRQRRHYFARWTSTFGALSLQLAPKVLAAFTFVGGGVLLFSGATPGEEGRVYALTRVLPLAVVEASYFLGSVVGVGLLIVSNGVARRLDLAYYLAAAGLAAGIAASILKGGDYEEASLLAFVLVGLILSRPAFDRKAEFFDARFNPGWILAMVAVVGASVWLAFFAFSHVEYSSALWWRFAANQDAPRALRASVGATVAIMAFGVFRLLRPAPPEIHPPTEDELAAATAAIARQPSTVPYLVYLRDKSLLFNEDRSAFLMYGVQGRTWVAMGDPVGEHREATELIRQFFGRTDDFGGVPVFYQVRKERLHQYADFGLTFVKLGEEAFVELDGFHVDGADRKPFRLALNRFARSGMTFRVVPAAEVPALLGQLEEVSREWLVRKRAAEKGFSLGFFTPEYVRRFPVAVIEEEGRVMAFATVWPGADRQELSVDLMRFRDDAPRSVMEVLLLKLMAWGKEEGFRRFNLGMAPLSGLELSAVAPVWTRVGHFLFEQGEAFYNFQGLRSYKEKFHPVWEPRYLAYPGGLALARIMADVSALIAGGYRGIFRRGEH; encoded by the coding sequence ATGAACCGCCTACGGTTGTGGGGGCCCGCGGTACTGGGGCTGCTCCTGTTCGCCGCCGCCGGGTACGTGCTGCACTACCAGCTCCGCGGCGTCAGCTACCGGGAGGTGCGCGCCACGCTCGGCACGCTTCCGCGCACCGCGCTCCTGGCGTCGGTGCTCATCTGCGCGGTCAACTACTTCATCCTCACGGGCTTCGACCTCCTCGGCTTCTTTTACATCGGGCGCAAGGTGCCCTGGTGGAAGGTGTCGATCGCTTCGTTCACCGGCTACGCCATCTCCAACAGCGTGGGGTTCGCCCTGATCTCGGGGACCTCCGTCCGTTACCGCTTCTATTCGCGCTGGGGCCTCACGGCGGGCGAGATCTCGCGCATCGTCCTCTTCTACTTCAGCACCTTCTGGCTGGGGCTGCTGGTGCTGGGTGGATGGAGCCTCGCGCTGGACCCCCACCCCACTCTCAACGCGACCTGGGACGTCACGGCGCGGGTGCTGGGGTGGGCGCTCCTGGCGTCGGCGGTCCTGTACCTGACGGCCTCCGCCGTGTGGCGCCGCCCGATCCGGTTCATGCGCTGGACGTTCGAGCTGCCGCCGCCGCTGATCGTGACGATGCAGTTCGTCCTCTCCACCATCGACTGGGCGCTGGCGGCGGGGATCTTTTACGTGCTGATCCCGCACTCGCAGCTCTCGTACGCCGAGTTCATGAGCGCCTTCCTGACGGCGCAGATGATCGGCCTGCTCAGCCACGTGCCCGGCGGGGCGGGGGTGTTCGAGGGGACGATGGCCGTGCTTCTGGGCGGCTACCTGACGCCGGAGCAGCTCCTTTCGTCGCTGGTGCTGTACCGGCTGGTGTACTACGTGGGGCCGCTGGGAGTGGCGCTGATGATCCTGGTGGCGGACGAGGTGCGCCAGCGGCGGCACTACTTCGCTCGCTGGACGAGCACCTTTGGAGCGCTGTCGCTCCAGCTGGCGCCCAAGGTGCTGGCGGCGTTCACCTTCGTGGGCGGCGGCGTGCTCCTCTTCTCCGGCGCCACGCCGGGCGAGGAGGGGCGCGTGTACGCCCTCACCCGTGTGCTGCCGCTGGCGGTGGTGGAGGCCAGCTACTTCCTGGGAAGCGTGGTGGGGGTGGGGCTGCTGATCGTCTCCAACGGCGTGGCGCGGCGGCTGGACCTGGCGTACTACCTGGCCGCGGCGGGGCTGGCGGCGGGGATCGCGGCCTCCATCCTCAAGGGCGGCGACTACGAGGAGGCGTCGCTCCTGGCGTTCGTGCTGGTGGGGCTCATCCTCAGCCGCCCGGCCTTCGACCGCAAGGCCGAGTTCTTTGACGCACGCTTCAACCCGGGGTGGATCCTGGCGATGGTGGCGGTGGTGGGCGCCTCGGTGTGGCTCGCCTTCTTCGCCTTCTCGCACGTGGAGTACTCCAGCGCTCTGTGGTGGCGCTTCGCGGCCAACCAGGACGCCCCGCGCGCCCTCCGCGCCTCCGTTGGCGCGACGGTGGCGATCATGGCCTTCGGCGTCTTCCGCCTCCTGCGCCCCGCTCCGCCGGAGATCCACCCGCCCACCGAGGACGAGCTGGCGGCGGCGACGGCGGCCATCGCGCGGCAGCCCTCCACCGTGCCGTACCTGGTGTACCTGCGCGACAAGTCGCTCCTCTTCAACGAGGACCGCTCCGCCTTCCTGATGTACGGCGTGCAGGGGCGCACGTGGGTGGCGATGGGCGACCCCGTGGGCGAGCACCGGGAGGCGACGGAGCTGATCCGCCAGTTCTTCGGCCGCACCGACGACTTCGGCGGTGTACCCGTGTTCTACCAGGTTCGAAAGGAGCGCCTGCACCAGTACGCGGACTTCGGGCTCACCTTCGTGAAGCTGGGGGAGGAGGCGTTCGTGGAGCTGGATGGATTCCACGTGGACGGCGCGGACCGCAAGCCCTTCCGCCTGGCTCTCAACCGCTTCGCGCGCAGCGGGATGACCTTTCGCGTCGTCCCCGCCGCCGAGGTCCCCGCGCTGCTGGGGCAATTGGAGGAGGTGTCGCGCGAGTGGCTGGTGCGCAAGCGCGCGGCGGAGAAAGGCTTCTCGCTCGGCTTCTTCACCCCCGAGTACGTGCGGCGTTTTCCGGTGGCCGTCATCGAGGAGGAGGGGCGCGTGATGGCCTTCGCCACGGTGTGGCCGGGCGCGGACCGCCAGGAGCTCTCGGTGGACCTGATGCGCTTTCGCGACGACGCGCCGCGCAGCGTGATGGAGGTGCTCCTGCTGAAGCTGATGGCGTGGGGGAAGGAGGAGGGCTTCCGGCGCTTCAACCTGGGGATGGCGCCGCTCTCGGGCCTGGAGCTCTCCGCCGTGGCGCCGGTGTGGACGCGCGTGGGCCACTTCCTCTTCGAGCAGGGGGAGGCGTTCTACAACTTCCAGGGGCTGCGCAGCTACAAGGAAAAGTTCCACCCGGTGTGGGAGCCGCGCTACCTGGCGTACCCCGGCGGCCTCGCCCTTGCCCGCATCATGGCCGACGTCTCCGCCCTGATCGCCGGCGGGTACCGCGGAATCTTTCGCCGGGGCGAACATTGA
- a CDS encoding glutamate-cysteine ligase family protein encodes MKRRRVIVVVSDPSDAAGLPEGLVTLAGRYLEGGAEVAEPGAVVVNLCRSFRYGSTGYYVSLLADARGQQVLPRVETSEGMGEPYGLFRALQEAGVPTVDAAEMSVRRRMADVPQPPAPPPAAGDDAPRAAFHPPLVRCPETSLRAATEGEVAETLAVLGRTEDPRFRVAARTVFREWPVPLLRIQLVFEEEEWKVCGVAPESPHHLDDEGRRLLAGALTDTRRVFRRGTAEPRETRRASIAVLVDPDDIFSPSSPETIDRLERVAARMNVHVHRITLGEMRRLSEYDALFIRVLTGVSEPAFQFALRAEALDMPVVDDSQSIIRCGNKVFLEELLRREGIGTPRSRIITPHTPWEAVAELGFPFVVKLPDGSFSNAVHKVVSREDYAVRSEEMFRRSPLILAQEWLPTDFDWRVAVLDGKLLFAARYFMARGHWQIRSEQKGTERYGRVEAVPRAQAPRDVVDAAIRAAALIGDGLYGVDLKETPNGPVVIEVNDNPNLDVGYEDAADGNAVYEDLVEFFVRRIEAAAPPPRPAPAPDALERLRAPIRIRGAARTERAYRAFEVAGIELEYPTVDRDLNVVPLVEEAFRVLAGRGTSDVDLGAVGFSNEIADHVFEVKTGAPLRSLADAEAALVEGIGRFSAVLRDEWGARLLPTGMHPWFNPSKGRLWSRSNGRIYGTYARLFDVRTHGWMNVHATHLNLPLGGEADAVAMHTAASLLIPYLPALAASSPMHDGELQGSADARLAWILEHQARIPESCGELVPEYVESFGDYRRSILQPMYAALDRLPDSAPIRHDFFNARGAVLKFSRRAMEVRVLDTQECVKMDIAVAAFVRSALKFLAARVKAGRIVLPPHPLLVEDFRACIRDGSRALVTAPHLPGDRDTEGRTHARDVLRTLLDGARRAVRRDEAEYLDLAARMIESGSLSERIRAELAPYVEGDDEQFTEAARRIYIELADSLDANVPWHGRGL; translated from the coding sequence GTGAAGCGCAGGCGCGTGATCGTGGTGGTGTCCGACCCATCGGATGCGGCGGGGCTCCCCGAAGGTCTGGTGACATTGGCCGGGCGGTACCTGGAAGGCGGAGCGGAGGTGGCGGAGCCCGGCGCGGTGGTGGTGAACCTGTGCCGCTCCTTTCGATACGGATCCACGGGATACTACGTCTCCCTGCTGGCCGATGCGCGCGGGCAGCAGGTGCTCCCGCGCGTGGAGACGAGCGAGGGGATGGGCGAGCCGTACGGCCTCTTCCGCGCGCTTCAGGAGGCCGGCGTCCCCACCGTCGATGCGGCGGAGATGAGCGTGCGGCGGCGGATGGCGGACGTGCCGCAGCCGCCCGCGCCGCCACCCGCGGCCGGCGACGACGCCCCGCGCGCCGCCTTCCATCCGCCGCTCGTACGCTGCCCCGAGACGTCGCTCCGCGCGGCCACGGAGGGCGAGGTGGCGGAGACGCTGGCGGTGCTTGGGCGCACCGAGGACCCGCGCTTCCGCGTGGCGGCGCGCACCGTATTCCGCGAGTGGCCGGTGCCGCTGCTGCGCATCCAGCTCGTCTTCGAGGAGGAGGAGTGGAAGGTGTGCGGCGTCGCGCCCGAGTCGCCGCACCACCTGGACGACGAGGGGCGCCGCCTCCTGGCCGGCGCGCTGACGGACACGCGCCGCGTCTTCCGGCGGGGGACGGCGGAGCCGCGCGAGACCCGCCGCGCCTCCATCGCCGTGCTGGTGGACCCCGACGACATCTTCTCTCCGTCATCCCCCGAGACGATCGACCGGCTGGAGCGGGTGGCGGCGCGCATGAACGTGCACGTGCACCGCATCACCCTCGGCGAGATGCGGCGCCTGTCCGAGTACGATGCGCTCTTCATCCGCGTCCTCACCGGGGTCAGCGAGCCGGCCTTCCAGTTCGCCCTCCGCGCCGAGGCGCTGGACATGCCGGTGGTGGACGACTCACAGTCCATCATCCGCTGCGGCAACAAGGTCTTCCTCGAAGAGCTGCTGCGGCGCGAGGGGATCGGCACGCCGCGCTCTCGCATCATCACCCCGCACACGCCGTGGGAGGCGGTGGCGGAGCTGGGCTTCCCCTTCGTGGTGAAGCTCCCCGACGGCTCGTTTTCGAACGCCGTGCACAAGGTGGTCTCGCGCGAGGACTACGCGGTGCGCAGCGAGGAGATGTTCCGCCGCTCGCCGCTGATCCTGGCGCAGGAGTGGCTCCCCACCGACTTCGACTGGCGCGTGGCGGTGCTCGATGGGAAGCTCCTTTTCGCCGCGCGCTACTTCATGGCGCGCGGCCACTGGCAGATCCGGTCCGAGCAGAAGGGGACGGAGCGCTACGGCCGCGTGGAGGCCGTGCCGCGCGCCCAGGCCCCGCGCGACGTGGTCGATGCCGCCATCCGCGCCGCCGCCCTGATCGGCGACGGTCTGTACGGGGTCGATCTCAAGGAGACGCCGAACGGGCCGGTGGTGATCGAGGTGAACGACAACCCCAACCTGGACGTCGGCTACGAGGACGCGGCGGACGGGAACGCCGTCTACGAGGACCTGGTGGAGTTCTTCGTACGGAGGATCGAGGCGGCGGCCCCGCCCCCGCGCCCCGCGCCCGCCCCCGACGCGCTGGAGCGCCTGCGCGCGCCCATCCGCATCCGCGGGGCGGCGCGGACGGAGCGCGCGTATCGTGCGTTCGAGGTGGCGGGGATCGAGCTGGAGTACCCCACCGTGGACCGCGACCTCAACGTGGTGCCGCTGGTGGAGGAGGCCTTTCGCGTCCTCGCCGGCCGCGGGACGAGCGACGTGGACCTGGGCGCCGTCGGGTTCAGCAACGAGATCGCCGATCACGTCTTCGAGGTGAAGACGGGCGCCCCCCTGCGCTCCCTCGCGGACGCGGAGGCGGCGCTGGTGGAGGGGATCGGTCGCTTCAGCGCGGTGCTGCGCGACGAGTGGGGCGCGCGCCTCCTTCCCACGGGGATGCACCCCTGGTTCAACCCGAGCAAGGGGCGGCTCTGGTCGCGCTCCAACGGGCGCATCTACGGCACGTACGCGCGCCTCTTCGACGTGCGCACGCACGGGTGGATGAACGTGCACGCCACGCACCTGAACCTCCCCCTCGGCGGCGAGGCCGACGCGGTGGCGATGCACACCGCCGCCTCGCTCCTGATCCCCTACCTCCCCGCCCTCGCCGCATCGTCGCCGATGCACGATGGCGAGCTGCAGGGGTCAGCGGACGCACGCCTGGCGTGGATCCTGGAACACCAGGCCCGCATCCCGGAAAGCTGCGGCGAGCTGGTGCCGGAGTACGTGGAGAGCTTCGGCGACTACCGGCGCAGCATCCTGCAGCCTATGTACGCCGCGCTCGACCGCCTGCCGGACTCGGCGCCGATCCGCCACGACTTCTTCAACGCGCGCGGCGCGGTGCTCAAGTTCAGCCGCCGCGCCATGGAGGTGCGGGTGCTGGACACGCAGGAGTGCGTGAAGATGGACATCGCGGTCGCCGCCTTCGTCCGCTCGGCGCTCAAGTTCCTGGCGGCGCGCGTGAAGGCGGGGCGCATCGTCCTTCCGCCGCACCCGCTGCTGGTGGAGGACTTCCGCGCCTGCATCCGCGACGGGAGCCGCGCGCTCGTCACCGCCCCGCATCTCCCCGGCGACCGCGACACGGAGGGCCGCACCCACGCGCGCGACGTCCTGCGCACCCTGCTGGACGGCGCGCGCCGCGCCGTCCGCCGCGACGAGGCGGAGTACCTGGACCTCGCCGCGCGCATGATCGAGTCGGGGAGCCTCTCCGAGCGCATCCGCGCCGAGCTGGCGCCCTACGTGGAGGGCGACGACGAGCAGTTCACCGAAGCCGCGCGCCGCATCTACATCGAGCTGGCGGATTCGCTCGACGCGAACGTGCCCTGGCACGGGCGCGGGCTGTAG
- a CDS encoding S8 family serine peptidase, whose product MRRSTPIAALAAALAVVGCQDNRLSAPETPVAARSENAPIYLVTFRDGVDVDAAAADLARGNGFAIRHLRHFAARGFSAVIPESRIAAVSGDPRVAMVERDGPVSLIFPVEGQARPGGGGGSTGQTTPWGISRVGGFGDGTGKTAWIIDSGIDLNHADLNTSRACHTYFAGTSPADGNGHGTHVAGTIAAKNNSIDVVGVAANAYVCSVRVLGNSGSGSWEGVVNGVNYVAAKGASGDVANMSLGGSGSNATLEKAIVDAAAKGIKFVLAAGNEGVDASTTTPSRTNGNNVYTISATDVNDCMPSWSNWGNPPVDYAAPGVSILSTRKGGGTTTMSGTSMAAPHAAGVLLLGGARTSGSAKCDPDGNPDPIISR is encoded by the coding sequence ATGCGTCGCAGCACCCCCATCGCCGCCCTTGCCGCGGCGCTTGCCGTCGTGGGCTGCCAGGACAACCGCCTGAGCGCCCCCGAGACCCCGGTCGCCGCCCGGTCCGAGAACGCGCCCATCTACCTGGTGACCTTCCGCGACGGCGTGGACGTGGACGCCGCCGCCGCCGACCTGGCGCGCGGCAACGGCTTCGCCATCCGCCACCTGCGCCACTTCGCGGCCCGCGGCTTCTCGGCGGTGATCCCGGAGTCGCGCATCGCGGCGGTGAGCGGCGATCCGCGCGTGGCGATGGTGGAGCGTGACGGCCCCGTCTCCCTCATCTTCCCGGTGGAAGGCCAGGCGCGTCCCGGCGGCGGCGGCGGAAGCACCGGCCAGACGACGCCGTGGGGGATCAGCCGCGTGGGCGGCTTCGGCGACGGCACGGGGAAGACGGCGTGGATCATCGACAGCGGCATCGACCTGAACCACGCCGACCTGAACACCTCGCGCGCCTGCCACACCTACTTCGCCGGCACCTCACCCGCGGACGGCAACGGGCACGGCACGCACGTGGCGGGGACCATCGCCGCCAAGAACAACTCGATCGACGTGGTGGGCGTGGCGGCGAACGCCTACGTCTGCTCGGTGCGCGTGCTGGGCAACAGCGGCAGCGGCTCGTGGGAAGGGGTGGTGAACGGGGTCAACTACGTGGCCGCCAAGGGCGCCAGCGGCGACGTGGCCAACATGAGCCTGGGCGGCAGCGGCTCCAACGCCACGCTGGAGAAGGCGATCGTGGACGCGGCGGCCAAGGGGATCAAGTTCGTGCTGGCCGCCGGCAACGAGGGCGTGGACGCGAGCACCACCACGCCGTCGCGCACCAACGGCAACAACGTCTACACCATCTCGGCGACGGACGTGAACGACTGCATGCCCTCGTGGTCCAACTGGGGCAACCCGCCGGTGGACTACGCGGCGCCGGGCGTGAGCATCCTTTCCACGCGCAAGGGCGGCGGCACCACCACCATGAGCGGCACCTCGATGGCGGCCCCGCACGCGGCCGGCGTGCTCCTGCTGGGCGGCGCCCGCACCAGCGGCTCCGCCAAGTGCGACCCCGACGGCAACCCGGACCCCATCATCAGCCGGTAA
- a CDS encoding PDZ domain-containing protein yields MNIPIIRWTIALAAMAAAPLEAQSCARRYPDLGLQGFECRNCHIQVNDENGVRTVRFGTELTLGRIRPGGPTAGVLREGDVVVAVDGAPITTAEGGRRFSELAPGRAATFTIRRDGRTRDVRVVPGAQCSSSLFGPRPPAPPRPPAPPHPPRPAHAPAPPAPPAPPRPGARGGTLLDEDFPAPPTPPQPPAPPRAPSAARPPRAPAPPAPPTPPTPPLPPVPPPPPEFLPDGWFGFGIGCRRCDVVRENGRTTFAFRSTPLVENVEPGTPAARAGMQRGDQLTHIDGIPLTTPAAWRRFSAVQPGQRVSWTFTRNGRQQTAAMSAMRRPDASNPVASSRAGQRLRYSGAVGGAEVEVRGAPVSVTRDSRTGETVIRSSDLTVRIRPDERP; encoded by the coding sequence ATGAACATCCCAATCATCCGCTGGACCATCGCCCTGGCGGCGATGGCGGCGGCACCCCTGGAGGCGCAGAGCTGCGCGCGGCGCTACCCCGACCTCGGGCTCCAGGGCTTCGAATGCCGCAACTGCCACATCCAGGTGAACGACGAGAACGGCGTGCGCACTGTTCGCTTCGGAACGGAGCTGACGCTGGGGCGCATCCGACCCGGCGGGCCCACGGCCGGGGTGCTGCGCGAGGGTGACGTGGTGGTGGCCGTCGACGGTGCGCCGATCACGACGGCGGAGGGCGGGCGGCGCTTCAGCGAGCTCGCGCCGGGACGGGCGGCCACCTTCACCATCCGCCGCGACGGGCGCACCCGCGACGTGCGAGTGGTGCCGGGGGCGCAGTGTAGCTCCTCGCTCTTCGGCCCGCGTCCACCCGCGCCCCCGCGTCCCCCGGCGCCCCCGCATCCGCCGCGGCCCGCTCACGCGCCTGCGCCGCCTGCACCGCCCGCCCCGCCGCGCCCGGGCGCACGCGGGGGGACTCTCCTTGATGAGGACTTCCCCGCGCCGCCGACACCGCCCCAGCCCCCCGCTCCACCCCGGGCGCCCAGCGCGGCCAGACCACCGCGGGCCCCCGCGCCCCCGGCTCCGCCCACGCCGCCGACTCCGCCCCTGCCGCCGGTCCCGCCGCCGCCCCCGGAGTTCCTTCCGGACGGATGGTTCGGGTTCGGGATCGGGTGCCGCCGGTGCGACGTGGTCCGCGAGAACGGCCGCACCACCTTCGCCTTCCGCTCCACGCCGCTGGTGGAGAACGTGGAGCCCGGCACCCCCGCCGCGCGCGCCGGCATGCAGCGCGGCGACCAGTTGACCCACATCGACGGGATTCCCCTGACGACGCCCGCCGCGTGGCGCCGGTTCAGCGCGGTGCAGCCGGGGCAGCGCGTGAGCTGGACCTTCACCCGCAACGGCCGCCAGCAGACGGCCGCCATGTCGGCCATGCGGCGCCCGGACGCCAGCAACCCGGTCGCCTCGTCGCGGGCGGGGCAGCGGCTGCGGTACTCGGGCGCGGTGGGAGGCGCGGAGGTGGAGGTGCGCGGCGCCCCCGTCAGCGTCACCCGCGACTCGCGCACCGGCGAAACCGTCATCCGCAGCAGCGACCTCACCGTCCGCATCCGCCCGGACGAGCGGCCGTAG
- a CDS encoding nucleotidyltransferase domain-containing protein → MANLRELLSGGTVRLLTHFLVHPDQRLHLRALQERTGMGTGALQRELRRFEALGLVRRAEEGGRVYFDPVPGHPSWNAFRTLLREHGDPVEVVREVLRDVPGIQAAFVFGSTVRGGARHGSDVDVLIVEEGMPTAAIGRAMIEAESLLNRPLDVQRFTPAALAEKLRRGSAFLRDVVSGPKAWLIGSEDVLLAP, encoded by the coding sequence ATGGCGAACCTCCGAGAACTGCTCAGTGGCGGGACGGTGCGGCTGCTGACCCACTTCCTCGTACACCCCGACCAGCGCCTCCATCTCCGCGCACTCCAGGAGCGCACCGGGATGGGAACGGGCGCCCTGCAGCGCGAGCTCCGCCGCTTCGAAGCGCTCGGGCTCGTCCGCCGCGCCGAAGAAGGTGGCAGGGTCTACTTCGACCCGGTGCCCGGCCATCCCAGCTGGAACGCGTTCCGCACCCTGCTCCGCGAGCACGGGGACCCGGTAGAGGTCGTGCGCGAGGTGCTCCGGGACGTCCCCGGGATCCAGGCGGCCTTCGTGTTCGGCTCCACCGTGCGCGGCGGCGCCCGCCACGGAAGCGACGTGGACGTGCTGATCGTGGAGGAGGGGATGCCCACCGCCGCCATCGGCCGGGCGATGATCGAAGCCGAGTCGCTGCTGAACCGCCCTCTCGACGTGCAGCGGTTCACCCCCGCCGCCCTCGCGGAGAAGCTGCGCCGTGGCAGCGCATTCCTCCGCGACGTGGTGAGCGGGCCCAAAGCGTGGCTGATCGGATCGGAAGATGTCCTCCTCGCCCCCTGA